In one Novosphingopyxis iocasae genomic region, the following are encoded:
- the lptG gene encoding LPS export ABC transporter permease LptG: MKQLAFFPSSSMAWYMAKTFLKRVFAVLAMLVIILMSLDLLRQSSDILAVPGNGSSQIITYIAWRTPQVVAQFLPFSVLLGTLIMLAGMNQNSEIVAMKAAGLSAHQILAPLVVTAIGIAFLTFIFNDHVLAPTSAKLKAWQAVDYAQVPGQSDIRTRVWVLDGDDLIFAKTVIGGGPSMILKDVRINERVNGELTSVTQGPVARWTDDGWTLNDATTFTVANAATSTAPIVRFGQGLEPSRFTISSLDADSLGFAALREAIDAQKAAGRPVEGAEAAWWHKLSGPLASILMPLLGSIAGFGLARAGKTFVRVVIGMALGFTYFVVDNFALAMGNLGAYDPFIAAWAPFFLFLLLGETVLIRSEE, encoded by the coding sequence ATCATTCTGATGAGCCTGGATCTTCTGCGTCAGAGCAGCGACATTCTGGCGGTGCCGGGCAATGGCAGCAGTCAGATCATCACCTATATCGCCTGGCGCACACCGCAGGTCGTAGCGCAGTTCCTGCCGTTCTCGGTACTTTTGGGCACGCTGATCATGCTGGCGGGCATGAACCAGAACAGCGAGATCGTGGCGATGAAGGCAGCGGGCCTTTCGGCGCATCAGATCCTGGCCCCGCTGGTGGTGACGGCGATCGGCATCGCCTTTCTCACCTTCATCTTCAACGATCATGTGCTGGCCCCCACCAGCGCCAAGCTGAAGGCCTGGCAAGCCGTCGATTATGCGCAAGTTCCGGGGCAAAGCGACATCCGCACCAGAGTGTGGGTGCTCGATGGGGACGATCTGATCTTTGCCAAGACGGTGATTGGCGGCGGGCCGTCCATGATCCTGAAGGACGTACGGATTAACGAGCGCGTGAACGGCGAACTGACATCCGTCACTCAGGGTCCGGTTGCGCGCTGGACCGATGACGGCTGGACGCTGAACGATGCCACCACCTTCACCGTGGCGAACGCCGCCACCAGCACCGCACCGATAGTCCGGTTCGGGCAAGGACTGGAGCCCAGCCGGTTCACGATCAGTTCGCTCGATGCCGACAGCCTGGGTTTCGCAGCCCTGCGCGAGGCAATCGATGCGCAGAAAGCTGCCGGTCGGCCAGTTGAGGGCGCAGAGGCTGCCTGGTGGCACAAGCTATCAGGCCCCCTCGCCTCCATCCTCATGCCGCTGTTGGGATCGATCGCCGGCTTCGGCCTTGCGCGCGCGGGCAAGACCTTCGTGCGCGTCGTGATCGGCATGGCACTGGGCTTCACCTATTTCGTGGTCGATAATTTCGCGCTCGCGATGGGCAATCTGGGCGCTTACGATCCCTTCATCGCCGCCTGGGCGCCGTTTTTCCTGTTCCTCCTGCTGGGCGAGACGGTACTGATACGCTCTGAGGAATAG
- a CDS encoding sterol desaturase family protein yields the protein MASADTASSNFWNRSHYLDRMNLRELIVAYFQHYTIISYLLLTAASVAVFVFYPASPLATAGAVLAAVVIYPLAWYLLHRFVLHGQWMYKRKMFAKTWKRIHYDHHQDPNHLEVLFGALHTTLPTIAVATLPVGYLIGGIGGAAAAFATGLLATCYYEFVHCMQHLAFKPKSKLISYMKQRHLEHHFHHESGNYGITNYGWDKIFRTYYHRKDIPKRSATVFNLGYDEEVAKSYPWVKELSGGIASGHPRRRSQVKSDA from the coding sequence ATGGCCAGCGCGGACACCGCATCGAGCAATTTCTGGAACCGGTCGCATTATCTGGATCGCATGAACCTGCGAGAACTGATCGTGGCCTATTTCCAGCATTACACGATCATATCCTATCTGCTGCTGACCGCGGCCAGCGTCGCTGTGTTCGTTTTCTATCCCGCCAGCCCGCTGGCGACTGCCGGCGCAGTGCTTGCAGCAGTCGTGATCTATCCGCTGGCGTGGTATCTGCTGCACCGCTTCGTCCTACACGGGCAGTGGATGTACAAGCGCAAAATGTTCGCAAAGACCTGGAAGCGCATCCATTACGATCATCATCAGGATCCCAACCATCTCGAAGTGCTTTTCGGCGCCCTTCACACCACGTTGCCCACGATTGCAGTGGCGACGCTGCCGGTGGGCTATCTGATTGGCGGCATCGGCGGCGCGGCGGCCGCGTTTGCCACGGGCCTTCTCGCCACTTGCTATTATGAATTCGTGCACTGCATGCAGCATCTGGCGTTCAAGCCGAAGAGCAAGCTCATCTCTTATATGAAGCAGCGGCATCTGGAGCACCACTTTCACCACGAGAGCGGCAATTACGGAATCACCAACTATGGTTGGGACAAGATTTTCCGCACTTATTATCACCGCAAGGACATTCCCAAGCGCAGCGCGACGGTGTTCAACCTGGGCTATGACGAGGAAGTGGCGAAGAGCTATCCCTGGGTGAAGGAGCTGTCCGGTGGCATTGCGTCGGGACACCCCCGCCGCCGCTCGCAGGTGAAGAGCGACGCCTGA
- a CDS encoding N-acetyltransferase: protein MTDLQIIPVTDKHGENDFIELPYRLYQDDPAWVPPLRSDVRELLNRKKNPFFDHARMQLFLAKRGSKVVGRISAHIDDLALAQPPEQGMGPGVGNFGMLEVEDEAAAHALIHAAEEWLRGHGMSRALGPLSLSIWDEPGLLTKGQDHSPTVMMGHHKASYERWVEAAGYRPVKQLSTWELDIAQDFPPLIDRIIQSGERSSRIHVRKVDKSKFDEEAGIILNILNDAWSDNWGYVPLTDREIAYAGKKLKPIVKEDLIRIAEVEGRPVAFMMTLPDLNEPLKGMNGSLWPFNWAKLLLWLRNPRVRTMRVPLMGVLKEYQGTRLASQLAFMMIEYIRRASVAHYGATRGEIGWILDDNQGMIAIADAIESRVNRVYTVYEKAL from the coding sequence GTGACCGACCTTCAAATCATCCCCGTCACCGACAAGCACGGTGAGAATGATTTTATCGAGCTACCCTATCGTCTCTATCAGGACGATCCGGCCTGGGTGCCGCCGCTGCGCAGCGATGTTCGCGAACTGCTGAACCGCAAGAAGAACCCGTTTTTCGATCATGCCCGCATGCAGTTGTTTCTGGCCAAGCGGGGCAGCAAAGTGGTGGGGCGGATTTCCGCGCATATCGACGACCTGGCTCTCGCTCAGCCGCCCGAACAGGGCATGGGACCGGGTGTCGGCAATTTCGGCATGCTGGAGGTTGAGGACGAAGCCGCCGCTCATGCGCTGATCCATGCAGCCGAAGAATGGCTGCGCGGTCACGGCATGAGCCGCGCGCTAGGCCCCCTTTCGCTGTCGATCTGGGATGAGCCGGGCCTGCTGACAAAGGGCCAGGACCATAGCCCCACGGTCATGATGGGCCATCATAAAGCCTCCTATGAAAGATGGGTCGAGGCTGCCGGATACCGCCCCGTCAAACAGCTGAGCACATGGGAACTCGACATTGCCCAGGACTTCCCGCCACTGATTGACCGCATCATTCAGTCTGGCGAGCGCAGCAGCCGCATCCATGTGCGCAAGGTAGATAAGTCGAAATTCGACGAGGAAGCGGGGATCATCCTCAATATCCTTAACGATGCCTGGTCGGACAATTGGGGCTACGTGCCGCTGACCGATAGAGAGATCGCCTATGCCGGCAAGAAGCTGAAGCCAATCGTGAAGGAAGACCTTATCCGCATTGCGGAGGTGGAGGGTCGACCGGTCGCCTTCATGATGACGCTGCCGGATTTGAATGAGCCGCTGAAGGGCATGAACGGTTCGCTATGGCCGTTTAATTGGGCGAAGTTGCTGCTTTGGCTGCGCAATCCACGGGTGCGCACCATGCGCGTGCCGCTGATGGGGGTACTGAAGGAATATCAGGGCACCCGTCTTGCCAGCCAGCTCGCTTTCATGATGATCGAATATATCCGCCGCGCCTCGGTAGCCCATTACGGCGCGACGCGCGGCGAGATCGGCTGGATTCTTGACGACAATCAAGGAATGATCGCAATCGCCGATGCGATCGAGAGCCGCGTGAACCGCGTCTACACCGTCTACGAAAAGGCGCTCTAG
- a CDS encoding transporter — MKTCFLAAAALIAGISAAPADAQSDGPRFCPNRPGLGSSTCTTGEGHVSVEIGALGWSLDESDNMRSDSVSIGDSFLRYGIDDKTEVQVGFTAYTHNYNRVGSMITENGGFSDVRLGVRRNLIGNDGGNIALAIEPYVTVPVGASSVSAGDWSTGVVIPSSFSLGSGLSFGATGILAAAVDSDGDGRHFAATQYLGLSQSVSDTVGVTGEVGLSYDNDPSGDVWAPVASVSAAWTPKPLLQFDAGTVVALDSDSPDLQLYIGVSKLF; from the coding sequence ATGAAAACATGTTTCCTTGCCGCCGCCGCTTTGATTGCAGGGATTTCTGCTGCTCCGGCAGATGCGCAAAGTGATGGTCCGCGCTTCTGTCCCAACCGCCCGGGCCTTGGCAGCAGTACCTGCACCACGGGCGAGGGGCATGTCAGTGTCGAAATCGGCGCCCTGGGATGGTCGCTGGACGAAAGCGACAACATGCGCAGCGACAGCGTTTCAATCGGCGACAGCTTTTTGCGCTACGGCATCGATGACAAGACCGAGGTGCAGGTCGGCTTCACTGCCTATACGCATAATTACAACCGCGTCGGATCGATGATCACCGAAAATGGGGGTTTTTCCGATGTCCGTCTGGGCGTGCGGCGCAATCTGATCGGCAATGACGGCGGCAATATCGCGCTGGCCATCGAGCCGTACGTTACCGTTCCGGTCGGCGCTTCCTCGGTTTCCGCGGGCGACTGGAGCACGGGCGTGGTAATTCCCAGCAGCTTCTCGCTGGGTTCGGGGCTGAGCTTCGGCGCGACGGGTATTCTTGCGGCAGCAGTGGATTCGGACGGCGACGGCCGACACTTCGCGGCGACTCAATATCTCGGCCTCAGCCAGTCGGTGTCCGACACCGTGGGTGTGACAGGCGAAGTCGGCCTCAGCTATGACAACGATCCTTCCGGCGACGTCTGGGCGCCGGTGGCTTCGGTCAGCGCGGCCTGGACGCCGAAGCCATTGCTGCAATTCGATGCCGGCACCGTGGTGGCGCTGGATAGCGACAGTCCGGACCTGCAGCTCTATATCGGCGTATCGAAGCTGTTCTGA
- the xth gene encoding exodeoxyribonuclease III produces MLIASFNINGVKARLPRLVEWLEERAPDIVCLQELKSADEGVPVGDLEKAGYGVLIHGQKGFNGVAILAKGQEPKEVRRGLEGDPEDEQSRYLEADAHGLRIASIYLPNGNPQPGPKFDYKLRWMERLRARAAEIWAEEIPAVLAGDYNVIPHDRDTFSVRAMKDDALMQPESRAAYRRLLADGWTDALATQHPAGGIWTFWDYQRGAWQQDHGFRIDHLLCSPEAADRLRASGVDKEYRGREKASDHAPTWIELAD; encoded by the coding sequence ATGCTCATAGCCAGTTTCAATATCAACGGCGTGAAGGCGCGCCTTCCGCGACTCGTCGAATGGCTGGAGGAGCGCGCACCCGACATCGTGTGTCTGCAGGAGCTGAAGAGCGCGGACGAGGGCGTGCCGGTCGGCGATCTCGAGAAAGCGGGCTATGGCGTTCTGATCCACGGTCAGAAGGGTTTCAACGGCGTCGCCATCCTCGCGAAAGGGCAGGAGCCGAAGGAGGTCCGCCGCGGCCTGGAAGGCGATCCGGAAGACGAACAGTCCCGCTATCTGGAGGCCGACGCGCACGGCCTACGCATCGCCAGCATCTATTTGCCCAACGGCAATCCGCAGCCTGGCCCGAAATTCGATTACAAGCTGCGTTGGATGGAGCGCCTTCGCGCCCGTGCCGCCGAGATCTGGGCGGAGGAAATCCCGGCGGTTTTAGCCGGCGACTATAATGTCATCCCGCATGATCGGGACACCTTCTCGGTGCGCGCGATGAAGGACGATGCGCTGATGCAGCCCGAATCGCGCGCCGCTTATCGCCGCCTGCTAGCGGATGGCTGGACCGATGCGCTGGCGACGCAGCACCCTGCGGGCGGCATCTGGACCTTCTGGGATTATCAGCGCGGCGCCTGGCAGCAGGATCATGGCTTCCGCATCGACCATCTTCTGTGCTCGCCGGAGGCTGCCGACCGGTTGCGCGCGAGCGGCGTCGATAAGGAATATCGAGGCCGCGAAAAAGCGAGCGATCATGCTCCGACCTGGATCGAGCTGGCCGATTGA
- a CDS encoding HesB/IscA family protein: MTDAPIILLPAAARRVSVIAEKQGVPAILRLSVEGGGCSGFQYKFGLADAIEPDDTVAEEQGVQLAVDAISLDLVRGSAVDFVESLGGKHFEVKNPNAASGCGCGTSFSV; encoded by the coding sequence ATGACCGATGCTCCCATCATTCTCCTCCCCGCCGCGGCCCGCCGCGTCTCCGTGATCGCCGAGAAACAGGGAGTGCCGGCTATCCTGCGTCTGTCCGTGGAGGGCGGGGGCTGTTCCGGCTTCCAATACAAGTTCGGCCTCGCCGACGCGATCGAGCCTGACGATACCGTTGCGGAAGAGCAGGGAGTGCAGCTTGCCGTCGACGCAATCAGTCTCGATCTGGTGCGCGGCAGCGCAGTCGATTTTGTCGAATCGCTCGGCGGCAAGCATTTCGAGGTGAAGAACCCGAACGCGGCGTCGGGCTGCGGTTGCGGGACCAGTTTCTCGGTCTGA